The Paeniglutamicibacter sulfureus genome includes a region encoding these proteins:
- a CDS encoding 4a-hydroxytetrahydrobiopterin dehydratase, producing MDLDKNSPTRVLSTYEVARALKELPSWRERHGALVCAWEFPDSRKAVDFLAIVAEAAERQGHHPDVDWRWNTIFLSTTSHDVGSEITLRDVALATLLEFAAADSAAVAAPQRHQDVHLGIDTRDPARLEDFWIDVMGYRKGRDGDLVDPAGRNPRIWFQETETPNPNRMHIDKYISRSGLEHAQAELEASAGTGDRTHEPSWTIYTDADGNRVCLCTSDGEQPPALDQPALD from the coding sequence ATGGACCTGGACAAGAACTCACCCACCCGTGTGCTGAGCACCTACGAGGTCGCCAGGGCGCTGAAGGAACTGCCGTCCTGGCGCGAACGCCACGGCGCGCTGGTGTGTGCGTGGGAGTTCCCGGATTCGCGCAAGGCCGTGGACTTCCTGGCCATCGTGGCGGAGGCCGCCGAACGCCAGGGGCACCATCCCGACGTGGATTGGCGGTGGAACACCATCTTCCTGAGCACCACCTCGCACGATGTGGGCAGCGAAATCACCCTGCGCGACGTGGCCCTGGCCACGCTGCTCGAATTCGCCGCCGCAGACTCCGCCGCCGTTGCGGCCCCGCAGCGCCACCAAGACGTGCACCTGGGCATCGACACCCGGGATCCGGCACGGCTGGAGGACTTCTGGATCGATGTCATGGGTTACCGCAAGGGCCGCGACGGGGACCTGGTCGACCCCGCGGGACGCAATCCGCGGATCTGGTTCCAGGAAACGGAAACGCCGAACCCCAACCGCATGCACATCGACAAGTACATTTCCCGCTCCGGGCTGGAGCATGCCCAGGCGGAGCTGGAAGCGAGCGCCGGCACGGGGGACAGGACGCACGAGCCAAGCTGGACCATCTACACCGATGCCGACGGCAACCGGGTCTGCCTGTGCACCTCGGATGGGGAACAACCGCCCGCCCTGGACCAACCCGCCCTGGACTAA
- a CDS encoding DUF3107 domain-containing protein codes for MDVRIGIQNVAREIVIESDENAEELAKRVSDALASGGELRLTDSKGRLMLVPVSGIAYVEIGVEEARRVGFAH; via the coding sequence ATGGACGTTCGCATTGGAATTCAGAATGTTGCCCGCGAGATCGTAATCGAATCCGACGAGAACGCCGAGGAGTTGGCCAAGCGCGTGTCCGACGCCTTGGCATCGGGCGGGGAACTTCGCCTCACCGACTCCAAGGGCCGCCTCATGCTGGTCCCGGTTTCGGGCATCGCTTATGTGGAGATCGGTGTCGAGGAAGCTCGCCGCGTGGGCTTCGCCCACTAG